Proteins from a genomic interval of Thermoanaerobacterium thermosaccharolyticum DSM 571:
- a CDS encoding ATP-dependent Clp protease ATP-binding subunit, whose translation MAMFGRFSEKAQKVLYQAQEEARSLYHNYVGTEHILLGLIKEEDGIASRVLKNLGVTYDDIRAKVETLIGMGNVPGDVVGYTPRAKRVLELSFAEARRFNTNYIGTEHILLGLIREGEGVAVRILMELGVDFNRVREEIVKMVSEEPSGAANKAQRAKNTNTPNLNQFGRDLTDLAREGKLDPVIGREKEIERVIQILSRRTKNNPCLIGEPGVGKTAIAEGLAEAIESGTIPEILKGKRVVTLDMASMVAGTKYRGEFEDRLKNVLNEVIKAGNVILFIDELHTIIGAGAAEGAIDASNILKPALARGEIQVIGATTIDEYRKYIEKDPALERRFQPIMVEEPSVEETIEILKGLRDKYEAHHRVKITDEAIEAAAKLSHRYITDRYLPDKAIDLIDEAASRVRLKTVTAPPEIKELEEKLNMLNKDKEEAIRTQEYEKAAKIRDEEQKIKEQLENLKSKWQQNSLVKDKSVGAEEISQIVSLWTGIPTQKLAQEESERLLHLEEILHKRVIGQDEAVDAVARAIRRARVGLKDPRRPIGSFIFLGPTGVGKTELSKALAEAMFGDESAIVRIDMSEYMEKFSVSRLIGSPPGYVGYEEGGELTEKIRRKPYSVILFDEIEKAHPDVFNILLQILDDGRLTDSKGRTVDFKNTLIIMTSNVGAQLIKKQTTLGFMPEGEENKASYEKMKENILDELKKSFRPEFLNRIDDIIVFRQLTQDDIRKITDLMIADLNKRLKDNNISLEFTDDAKEELLKEGYDVTYGARPLRRAIQKVVESELSELMLKGEVKSGDKILVKLKDGKFDFTKV comes from the coding sequence ATGGCAATGTTTGGAAGATTTTCAGAGAAGGCACAGAAAGTGCTTTATCAGGCACAAGAGGAGGCACGTTCTCTCTATCACAATTATGTGGGAACAGAGCACATTCTTTTAGGTCTTATTAAAGAAGAAGATGGAATAGCATCGAGAGTTCTTAAAAATCTCGGTGTAACGTATGATGATATAAGGGCAAAGGTAGAGACTTTGATTGGAATGGGCAATGTACCAGGAGATGTTGTGGGATATACTCCTAGAGCAAAGAGGGTTTTAGAGCTTAGTTTTGCTGAGGCCAGGAGATTTAATACGAATTATATTGGTACAGAGCACATTTTATTAGGGTTAATAAGAGAAGGCGAAGGTGTAGCAGTAAGGATATTGATGGAGTTAGGTGTGGATTTTAACAGAGTTAGAGAAGAGATAGTAAAGATGGTCAGTGAAGAACCTTCTGGTGCCGCAAATAAGGCACAAAGGGCTAAAAATACTAATACACCTAATTTAAACCAGTTTGGAAGGGATCTAACGGATCTCGCTAGAGAAGGGAAGTTGGATCCAGTTATAGGGCGTGAAAAAGAAATAGAAAGAGTAATACAGATATTAAGCAGAAGAACTAAAAATAACCCATGTCTTATAGGAGAGCCTGGAGTTGGAAAAACAGCAATTGCTGAAGGATTGGCGGAAGCAATTGAAAGCGGTACAATACCAGAAATCCTTAAAGGTAAACGTGTTGTAACTTTGGATATGGCTTCAATGGTTGCAGGCACAAAATATAGAGGAGAATTTGAGGATAGGCTAAAAAATGTTTTAAATGAAGTCATAAAGGCAGGAAATGTCATACTGTTCATAGATGAGTTACACACAATAATAGGAGCTGGTGCTGCTGAGGGCGCAATAGATGCATCCAATATTTTAAAACCTGCCCTTGCAAGAGGAGAAATACAAGTAATAGGTGCGACGACTATAGATGAGTATCGGAAATACATTGAGAAAGACCCAGCGCTCGAAAGAAGATTTCAACCTATAATGGTTGAAGAGCCGTCTGTAGAAGAAACGATTGAAATATTAAAAGGGCTTAGAGATAAATATGAGGCACACCACAGAGTAAAAATTACGGATGAAGCTATTGAGGCTGCTGCAAAACTTTCACACAGGTATATAACAGATAGATATCTGCCTGACAAGGCTATAGATCTTATAGATGAAGCTGCATCAAGGGTAAGATTAAAAACAGTTACAGCTCCACCAGAGATAAAAGAGTTAGAAGAAAAATTAAATATGTTGAATAAGGATAAAGAAGAGGCAATTAGAACGCAAGAGTACGAAAAGGCTGCTAAAATAAGGGATGAAGAGCAAAAGATAAAAGAACAGTTGGAGAATTTAAAATCAAAGTGGCAGCAGAATTCATTGGTAAAAGATAAAAGCGTCGGTGCTGAGGAGATTTCTCAGATTGTATCACTGTGGACTGGAATTCCAACACAAAAATTGGCTCAAGAAGAGTCAGAGAGGCTTCTGCATTTAGAGGAGATCCTACACAAACGTGTAATAGGACAGGATGAAGCAGTTGACGCTGTAGCAAGAGCAATAAGGAGGGCAAGAGTTGGATTAAAAGATCCTAGAAGACCTATCGGATCGTTCATATTCTTGGGACCAACTGGTGTTGGCAAGACAGAGCTTAGCAAAGCATTAGCCGAAGCCATGTTTGGCGATGAGTCAGCAATAGTTAGAATAGATATGTCAGAATATATGGAAAAATTCTCTGTTTCAAGGCTTATTGGCTCACCTCCTGGATATGTAGGATATGAAGAAGGCGGAGAACTTACAGAGAAAATAAGAAGGAAACCATATTCTGTGATTCTCTTTGATGAGATTGAAAAGGCGCATCCTGATGTCTTCAATATACTTCTGCAGATTTTAGACGATGGAAGGCTAACGGATTCAAAAGGCAGGACAGTAGACTTTAAGAATACGCTTATAATAATGACTTCTAATGTTGGTGCACAGCTTATAAAGAAGCAGACAACTTTAGGATTTATGCCTGAAGGCGAAGAAAATAAGGCATCATACGAAAAGATGAAAGAAAACATCTTAGATGAGCTCAAAAAGTCATTTAGGCCTGAGTTTCTAAACAGGATAGATGATATTATCGTATTCCGTCAATTGACACAGGACGACATAAGAAAAATTACTGATTTGATGATAGCTGATTTAAATAAGAGACTGAAGGACAATAATATTAGCCTTGAATTTACAGATGATGCTAAAGAGGAGCTTTTAAAAGAAGGCTATGATGTAACGTATGGTGCAAGACCTTTAAGAAGGGCTATACAAAAAGTTGTTGAAAGTGAGCTTTCAGAATTGATGTTGAAAGGTGAAGTAAAATCCGGTGATAAAATTTTAGTGAAGCTGAAAGACGGAAAATTTGATTTTACTAAAGTGTAA
- the radA gene encoding DNA repair protein RadA gives MKKEKTKFVCQQCGFESAKWMGRCPNCDEWNSFVEEVEKEDDKKSQQGLLTSKVELLKDVEAKDEDRIKTGIGEFDRVLGGGIVQGSLVLIGGEPGIGKSTMLLQVSDIMSNFTKVLYVSGEESSRQIKLRADRIIGGKQDIYFLAETNINNVEKHIEKISPGFMIIDSIQTMYAEESTTIPGSVSQVRQVTQHLMRLAKQNGITTFIIGHVTKEGSIAGPRVLEHMVDTVLYFEGDRTQSFRILRAYKNRFGSTNEIGVFEMESQGLKEVKNPSEVLLSNRDLNAPGLAVISSMEGTRPILLEVQSLICHTNFGLPRRMSTGIDYNKFVLLLAVVEKKCGINLSQSDVYLNIAGGLKVQEPAADLGIVSAVMSGYLNVPISNDICFSGEVGLTGEVRAVSNLERRISEAKKMGFKTIFVPYMKMEKTEGINVIRIKNIIELMDIFKN, from the coding sequence GTGAAGAAGGAAAAGACTAAGTTTGTATGTCAGCAATGTGGGTTTGAAAGTGCAAAATGGATGGGCAGATGCCCTAACTGCGATGAATGGAATTCGTTTGTAGAAGAGGTTGAGAAAGAAGATGATAAAAAGTCGCAGCAGGGGTTATTAACATCAAAAGTGGAGCTTTTGAAAGATGTAGAAGCAAAAGATGAAGACCGCATAAAGACAGGTATTGGCGAATTTGACAGGGTGCTGGGTGGCGGTATAGTGCAGGGTTCATTAGTCTTAATAGGTGGTGAACCTGGGATTGGTAAGTCCACAATGCTTTTACAGGTTTCGGATATTATGTCTAACTTCACAAAAGTTCTTTATGTGTCGGGTGAGGAATCATCAAGGCAGATAAAGCTAAGAGCTGACAGAATTATAGGAGGAAAACAGGATATATATTTTTTGGCTGAGACAAACATAAATAATGTTGAAAAGCATATAGAAAAAATATCACCGGGTTTTATGATAATTGATTCTATACAAACTATGTATGCGGAAGAAAGCACAACTATACCAGGAAGCGTATCTCAGGTAAGGCAAGTTACTCAGCACCTTATGAGGCTTGCAAAGCAAAATGGAATAACCACATTCATAATAGGACATGTTACAAAAGAAGGTTCTATAGCAGGTCCAAGAGTATTAGAGCATATGGTAGATACCGTATTGTACTTTGAAGGTGATAGAACACAATCGTTTAGAATATTGAGAGCATATAAGAATAGATTTGGCTCTACAAATGAAATAGGTGTATTCGAAATGGAGTCTCAAGGCCTAAAAGAAGTGAAAAACCCATCTGAGGTGCTTCTTTCTAACAGAGATTTAAATGCGCCAGGTTTAGCTGTGATAAGCTCAATGGAAGGTACAAGGCCGATTCTTCTAGAAGTTCAATCGCTTATATGCCACACTAATTTCGGATTGCCCAGAAGAATGTCTACAGGGATAGATTACAACAAATTTGTCCTTCTGCTGGCTGTTGTAGAGAAAAAGTGTGGAATCAATCTTTCGCAATCAGATGTATATTTAAATATTGCAGGAGGATTAAAGGTTCAGGAACCTGCAGCAGATTTAGGAATTGTATCAGCAGTAATGTCAGGCTATTTAAATGTGCCAATTTCTAATGATATCTGCTTTTCCGGTGAAGTAGGTTTAACAGGCGAGGTTAGAGCAGTAAGCAATTTAGAAAGAAGAATCAGTGAGGCAAAAAAGATGGGATTCAAAACGATATTCGTTCCATACATGAAAATGGAGAAAACCGAAGGGATAAATGTAATAAGAATTAAAAACATTATTGAATTGATGGACATCTTTAAAAATTAA